From a single Ochotona princeps isolate mOchPri1 chromosome 12, mOchPri1.hap1, whole genome shotgun sequence genomic region:
- the LOC101517867 gene encoding complement C1q and tumor necrosis factor-related protein 9, with translation MRIWWLLLVIGVCLGSVSLQDTCRQGHPGMPGSPGHNGLPGRDGRDGAKGDKGDTGEPGHPGDPGKDGRSGEKGERGADGKVEAKGMKGDPGSRGSPGKHGPKGSVGPVGEPGLQGETGPQGQKGEKGDVGPMGPEGQTGDPGPAGPMGLRGPVGPIGKPGPKGDAGPVGPQGEPGVRGMRGWKGDRGEKGKIGETPVTPKSAFTVGLTVLSKFPDADVPIKFDKILYNDLNHYNVATGKFICYVAGVYYFTYHITVFSRNVQVSLVKNGMKVLHTKDAYMSSEDQASGGVVLELKLADEVWLQVAGGERFNGLFADEDDDTTFTGFLLFST, from the exons ATGAGGATCTGGTGGCTCCTGCTCGTCATTGGagtctgcttggggagtgtgaGCTTGCAAGACACCTGCAGGCAAGGACACCCTGGCATGCCTGGGAGCCCAGGTCACAACGGCCTGCCTGGAAGAGATGGACGAGACGGAGCCAAGGGCGACAAAGGGGACACAG GGGAACCTGGACATCCTGGAGACCcagggaaggatggaaggagtggagagaaaggagagcgaG GGGCAGATGGCAAAGTTGAAGCAAAAGGCATGAAAGGCGATCCCGGCTCACGAGGGTCTCCAGGGAAGCATGGACCCAAAGGATCCGTGGGCCCCGTGGGAGAGCCAGGCCTCCAGGGAGAGACAGGCCCTCAGGGgcagaagggggagaaaggtgaTGTGGGCCCCATGGGGCCAGAAGGCCAGACTGGAGACCCTGGACCTGCAGGCCCGATGGGCTTGCGTGGCCCTGTTGGCCCCATAGGCAAGCCTGGCCCCAAAGGAGATGCTGGCCCCGTGGGACCCCAGGGTGAGCCAGGAGTCCGAGGAATGAGGGGCTGGAAGGGGGATcgaggagaaaaagggaaaatcGGTGAGACTCCAGTGACGCCCAAAAGCGCGTTCACGGTGGGCCTCACGGTCCTCAGCAAGTTCCCAGATGCCGACGTGCCCATCAAGTTCGACAAGATCCTGTACAATGACCTCAACCACTACAACGTGGCCACGGGGAAATTCATCTGCTACGTCGCCGGCGTCTACTACTTCACCTACCACATCACGGTCTTCTCCCGGAACGTTCAGGTGTCCTTGGTCAAAAACGGGATGAAGGTACTGCACACCAAGGACGCCTACATGAGCTCAGAGGACCAGGCTTCGGGCGGCGTGGTCTTGGAGCTGAAGCTGGCGGACGAGGTGTGGCTGCAGGTGGCGGGAGGAGAGCGCTTCAATGGCTTGTTTGCCGACGAGGACGATGACACCACCTTCACTGGCTTCCTTCTGTTCAGCACCTAG